The Helianthus annuus cultivar XRQ/B chromosome 16, HanXRQr2.0-SUNRISE, whole genome shotgun sequence genome includes a window with the following:
- the LOC118488107 gene encoding uncharacterized protein LOC118488107, protein MMVSLLQQAVKEEILILLQHNGSAHSIWKELRSKFVGSKEMIKNKMSLLKKEFDLFRGLTTKNTKQIIERYCNLVMNMKRLNITKDNEEWIEKLADALPQDVWGTYLMMLKNKPEFDNLTLSTFIEQLEAQEMEQRKIARMKDFDGEQDIGLYYKGGISDKTNSSPKIETAFNAKSSSRGSSQGSNNKTGFSSYPSFDPNFSAIKNGKVLQCNIALNLENGQNFSEEVAKGHMSLLVTVLESYESLVAGRIGNPMLTKEDYDQIDDEEMELMDIKWCLASVLRRAEKFKQITGRDDFRDANVYTLGFDKSKVICFRCREKGHFKRECTNREASGAQNPFGNNDYYRKAIYHQVAQQPYQQQSPQISHAKKEMIEESSSKRACFGLIDQDDERLPEGFSWDKYCPDKNFLKPKAFVAQIFDDSTAEEVKRVSRNAPIIEDSDDDYYASRMKEHLRFLAERDNYDDANVRGTQKKVTKQDDSDDDTLYYARRMKEYEKLRAEKDESDMENARVIKKQVKEIPTFEIEKKADAEKVSEKCENCESMKKHNNELIYNMNRLKESYDVLNKAMNQYNESSSEQATAMKTLNGAYMTK, encoded by the coding sequence ATGATGGTTAGTTTATTACAGCAAGCTGTTAAGGAAGAAATTTTGATTTTACtacaacacaacggaagtgcacattcaatatggaaagaactaagatcaaagtttgttggaagtaaagagatgatcaagaacaaaatgtcgcttttgaagaaagaatttgatctatttcgtggattaACAACtaaaaacaccaagcaaattatagaaagatattgcaatttggtgatgaacatgaagagattgaacaTCACTAAAGAtaatgaagaatggattgaaaaattggccgatgcgttgccacaagatgtttggggcacgtatcttatgatgttgaaaaataaacctgAATTTGACAATCTAACGCTGAGCACGTTTATTGAACAActcgaagctcaagagatggaacaacgaaaaATAGCGAGAATGAAGgactttgatggtgaacaagacattggtctGTATTACAAAGGAGGTATTAGTGATAAAACCAACTCTTcaccaaagatcgaaactgcatTTAATGCAAAAAGTTCTTCTAGAGGGTCGTCTCAAGGTTCAAACAACAAAActggattctcttcatatccatcattcgatccaaatttttcagcaatcaagaatggcaaagtactacaatgcaacattgcgttAAATCTTGAGAATGGTCAGAATTTCTCGGAAGAGGTTGCAAAaggtcatatgtctttgttggtgaccgtgttagaatcttatgagagtttagttgcaggaaggatcggaaatccaatgttgacaaaagaggattacgatcagatcgatgatgaggagatggaattaatggatattaagtggtgtttggctagtgtgttgaggagagctgagaagtttaaacagatcacaggaagagatgatttccgtgatgctaatgtttatactttaggctttgataaatctaaagttatttgttttcgttgcagggaaaaggggcatttcaagcgagaatgcacaaaccgcgaagcaagtggtgctcaaaatccattcggcaacaatgattattatcgaaaagcgatttatcatcaagttgctcaacaaccatatcaacaacaaTCGCCACAAATTTCACATGCTAAGAAGGAAATGATCGAAGAGTCATCATCAAAAAGAGCTTGTTTTGgtttgatagatcaagatgatgagagattgccagaaggttttagctgggacaaatactgTCCAGATAAAAATTTCTTAAAGCCTAAGGCATTTGTTGCTCAAATCTTTGACGATTCAACTGCCGAGGAAGTAAAAAGGGTTTCAAGAAACGCACCAATCAttgaagatagtgatgatgattattatgcaagCAGAATGAAAGAGCACTTAAGATTTCTAGCCGAGAGAGATAATTATGATGATGCAAATGTTCGAGGGACACAGAAGAAAGTTACAAaacaagatgatagtgatgatgatactttGTATTATGCAAGGAGAATGAAAGAATATGAAAAATTACGAGCTGAGAAAGATGAGAGTGATATGGAAAATGCTCGAGTGATAAAGAAGCAGGTCAAAGAAATTCCAACTTTCGAGATTGAAAAGAAAGCTGATGCAGAAAAGGTGTCTGAgaaatgtgaaaactgtgagagTATGAAAAAGCACAACAACGAGTTGATTTATAACAtgaacagactgaaagaatcgtatgatgttctaaacaaagctatgaatcaatacaacgaatcaagcagtgaacaagcgacagctatgaagacactcaatggagcGTACATGACAAAGTAG